One window from the genome of Pseudomonas sp. L5B5 encodes:
- a CDS encoding metal ABC transporter permease, with translation MSYEAFRLMVQGWASSGYLPEALAYGFVVNALLAGLLIGPVLGGLGTLVVVKRFAFFSEAVGHAALTGVAIGILLGEPYTGPYGSLFGYCLLFGILLNYLRNRTGLAPDTLIGVFLSVSLALGASLLLILAGKINVHILENVLFGSVLTVNGNDLLVLLIVGSLVLGLSLPLYNRIMLASFNPQLAAVRGVAVKTLDYLFVILVTLITVAAVKVIGAILVGALLVIPAAAARLLSQSLKGFFWISVSIATVSTLCGILLPIVFDLPVPSGAAIILVAGICFALAAIARGTVPSLKGNIG, from the coding sequence ATGAGTTACGAAGCTTTTCGCCTGATGGTCCAGGGCTGGGCTTCTTCCGGTTACCTGCCGGAAGCCCTGGCCTATGGTTTTGTGGTCAACGCCCTGCTCGCTGGCCTGCTGATCGGCCCGGTACTGGGCGGCCTGGGCACCCTGGTGGTGGTCAAGCGCTTCGCCTTCTTCTCCGAAGCCGTGGGCCACGCGGCCCTCACCGGGGTAGCCATCGGCATCCTGCTGGGCGAGCCCTACACCGGCCCCTATGGCAGCCTGTTCGGCTACTGCCTGCTGTTCGGCATCCTGCTCAACTACCTGCGCAACCGCACCGGCCTGGCCCCGGATACGCTGATTGGGGTGTTCCTCTCGGTATCCCTGGCCCTGGGTGCCAGCCTGCTGCTGATCCTGGCCGGCAAGATCAACGTGCACATCCTCGAGAACGTGTTGTTCGGCTCGGTACTCACCGTCAACGGCAACGACCTGCTGGTGCTGTTGATCGTCGGTTCGCTGGTACTGGGCCTGAGCCTGCCGTTGTACAACCGCATCATGCTGGCCAGCTTCAACCCGCAACTGGCCGCGGTGCGCGGGGTCGCGGTGAAGACCCTGGACTACCTGTTCGTCATCCTGGTGACCCTGATCACCGTGGCCGCAGTGAAAGTCATCGGCGCCATCCTGGTCGGCGCCCTGCTGGTGATCCCGGCTGCGGCGGCGCGCCTGCTCAGCCAGTCGCTCAAGGGCTTCTTCTGGATCTCGGTGAGCATTGCCACCGTCTCTACCCTGTGCGGCATCCTGCTGCCCATCGTCTTCGACCTGCCGGTCCCCTCCGGCGCCGCGATCATCCTGGTGGCCGGCATCTGCTTCGCCCTGGCCGCCATCGCCCGCGGCACCGTCCCCAGCCTGAAAGGGAATATCGGATAA
- a CDS encoding ATP-binding protein, whose product MRSLRLRLSMTLGAAFILIWALAAAWMLSDLRNQMMFSLDQRLVASARMVGGLLEQMPALPSHGPSNQINSAALAIPGGMACQVSSLRGQILARSHSTPEHPLEAEKLGFHDQMIDGAPWRTFTLVRGDMRITTADRQVEREALNLSILLAASVPVGVALLGCLWLLWLGIGQSLAPLNRIRDALMRRSADSLEPLQIQPMPSELRPLLETQNQLFQRIAKTIERERRLTGDAAHELRSPLTAIKTHLQVARMTEGAARDQSLARAEEGADRMHRTLEQLLLLARVEGSLSFDDGVHCTAEQVARLAIQDAAVGARARVKLHMEGKAGEAPVDMPSTLAIAALRNLLDNALRHTPDECPVELNLEVVGGRVRFQVRDHGSGIPAGDLQHLTQRFWRDSQSSGCGLGLAIVQAIVQRCACDLHFDSRPDGLRVELTLPARRA is encoded by the coding sequence GTGAGGAGCCTGCGCCTGCGCCTGAGCATGACCCTGGGCGCTGCCTTCATCCTGATCTGGGCCCTGGCTGCGGCCTGGATGCTCAGTGACCTGCGCAACCAGATGATGTTTTCACTGGACCAGCGCCTGGTGGCTTCGGCGCGGATGGTCGGTGGCCTGCTGGAGCAGATGCCGGCGCTGCCGTCCCATGGCCCGAGCAACCAGATCAACAGCGCGGCCCTGGCCATTCCCGGCGGCATGGCCTGCCAGGTCAGTTCCCTGCGCGGGCAGATCCTGGCCCGCAGCCACAGCACTCCGGAGCACCCGCTGGAAGCCGAGAAGCTGGGCTTTCACGACCAGATGATCGATGGCGCGCCCTGGCGCACCTTCACCCTGGTACGCGGCGATATGCGCATCACCACCGCCGACCGCCAGGTGGAGCGCGAAGCCCTTAACCTGTCGATCCTGCTGGCCGCTTCGGTGCCGGTGGGCGTGGCCTTGCTCGGTTGCCTGTGGCTGCTGTGGCTGGGGATCGGCCAGAGCCTAGCGCCGCTGAACCGGATTCGCGACGCGCTGATGCGTCGCAGCGCCGATTCCCTGGAGCCGCTGCAGATCCAGCCCATGCCCAGCGAGCTGCGCCCACTGCTGGAAACCCAGAACCAGCTATTCCAGCGCATCGCCAAGACCATCGAGCGCGAACGCCGCCTGACGGGTGATGCCGCCCACGAACTGCGCAGCCCGCTGACCGCGATCAAGACCCACCTGCAAGTGGCGCGCATGACCGAAGGCGCGGCTCGGGACCAGTCCCTGGCGCGGGCCGAGGAGGGCGCCGATCGCATGCACCGGACCCTGGAGCAACTGCTGTTGCTGGCCCGGGTGGAGGGCAGCCTGTCGTTCGATGACGGCGTGCATTGCACTGCCGAACAGGTAGCGCGCCTGGCGATCCAGGACGCCGCCGTGGGCGCCCGGGCCCGGGTCAAGCTGCATATGGAAGGCAAGGCCGGCGAGGCGCCGGTGGACATGCCCTCGACCCTGGCCATCGCGGCCTTGCGCAACTTGCTGGACAACGCCCTGCGCCACACGCCGGATGAATGCCCGGTGGAACTGAACCTGGAGGTCGTTGGCGGCCGCGTGCGTTTCCAGGTGCGCGACCATGGCTCGGGCATTCCCGCCGGAGACCTGCAGCACCTGACCCAGCGTTTCTGGCGTGACAGCCAGAGCAGCGGCTGTGGCCTGGGCTTGGCGATTGTCCAGGCGATTGTCCAGCGCTGCGCTTGCGACCTGCATTTCGACAGCCGGCCCGACGGCCTGCGAGTGGAGTTGACCCTGCCGGCCCGGCGCGCCTGA
- a CDS encoding DUF6162 family protein: protein MTPATTQVVRPAGAGHETLYVLLLCLLILCTAASVVLWHGETDTSSRVAAHQLDARRDLSAGEQGIYADLRVTLDEIHLLQAEGQALPTPGQLAEEGFAPFAQDASSVSRGGHAWQVLDQAYLGLSQNPQVAGSFLMRIDLEDSARVDIWLNRNPSPAAPDNLGEQQLIAAGWLQVVAQFDAGVTRQHRH, encoded by the coding sequence ATGACCCCTGCCACCACCCAGGTCGTGCGCCCCGCCGGCGCCGGCCATGAAACCCTCTACGTCCTGCTGCTCTGCCTGCTGATTCTGTGCACGGCCGCCAGCGTGGTGCTGTGGCATGGCGAAACCGACACCAGCAGCAGGGTCGCCGCCCACCAACTGGACGCACGACGCGACCTGAGCGCCGGCGAACAAGGCATCTACGCCGACCTGCGAGTGACCCTCGACGAGATCCACCTGCTGCAAGCCGAAGGACAAGCGCTGCCCACCCCCGGGCAACTGGCCGAGGAAGGCTTCGCGCCGTTTGCTCAGGACGCCAGCTCGGTCAGTCGTGGCGGCCACGCCTGGCAAGTGCTGGACCAGGCCTACCTGGGATTGAGCCAGAACCCCCAGGTCGCGGGCTCCTTCCTGATGCGCATCGACCTCGAAGACAGCGCCAGGGTCGACATCTGGCTCAACCGCAACCCTTCGCCTGCCGCCCCCGACAACCTTGGCGAACAACAGCTGATCGCTGCTGGCTGGCTGCAGGTGGTCGCGCAATTCGATGCCGGAGTGACCCGCCAGCACCGCCACTGA
- a CDS encoding response regulator has translation MHVLVCEDDELIASGIVAGLTAQGLTVEHVATASAARAMLGVADFDVMVLDLGLPDEDGLRLLKQQRQQGLEIPVLILTARDSVTDRVDGLQAGADDYLLKPFDLRELAARLHTLLRRVAGRSVNLIEHGRLTYDPSTRETLLGGQPVDLSRREQSLLQALLHNRGRVLSSEQLKDSVYGFNDELESNALNVHIHHLRRKLGNGIVETVRGLGYRLGPADGEENR, from the coding sequence ATGCACGTACTTGTCTGTGAAGATGATGAGCTGATTGCCAGCGGGATCGTCGCTGGCCTCACGGCCCAGGGCCTGACGGTCGAGCATGTGGCGACCGCTTCGGCGGCGCGGGCCATGCTCGGCGTGGCCGATTTCGATGTGATGGTACTGGATCTTGGCCTGCCGGATGAAGACGGTTTGAGGCTGCTCAAGCAGCAGCGCCAGCAAGGCCTGGAGATTCCGGTGCTGATCCTTACCGCCCGCGATTCGGTGACCGACCGGGTCGATGGCCTGCAGGCCGGTGCCGACGATTACCTGCTCAAGCCCTTCGACCTGCGCGAGCTGGCGGCGCGCCTGCACACTCTGCTGCGCCGGGTAGCGGGACGCAGCGTCAACCTGATCGAGCATGGGCGCCTTACCTATGACCCCAGCACCCGGGAAACCCTGCTCGGTGGCCAGCCGGTGGACCTCTCGCGGCGCGAGCAATCCTTGCTGCAGGCGCTGTTGCACAACCGCGGCCGGGTACTTTCCAGCGAGCAACTCAAGGACAGTGTCTACGGCTTCAACGATGAGCTGGAGAGCAACGCCCTGAATGTGCACATCCATCACCTGCGTCGCAAGCTCGGCAACGGCATCGTCGAAACCGTGCGCGGCCTGGGTTATCGCCTGGGCCCGGCCGACGGCGAGGAGAACCGCTAA
- a CDS encoding metal ABC transporter solute-binding protein, Zn/Mn family — protein sequence MHNSLPLLPLHRLALALVLGGLISSPALAERDHFEPMRVVANHGMGNTALHRATSSKPLTVLASLPVTFGLGQLLLQGTDIQLERAAPANLPGSRQTAYFTGRGAPALGKLAQGADAVIGLRSIWPDDPLYPNARRSNIRIVEIDAARPVDGALPGVALQPGKSDGLNAQPWLSSNNLGRMADVLAADLVRLAPEAKPRIESNLAGLKQRLLKLSADSEARLAEADNLSVLSLSEHFGYLIGGLNLELLEVDARADNEWTPEALKKLQARLKDNDVALVLHHRQPSDAVKATITAGGSQLLVLETDSADPASELETNQQKIIQALAPQT from the coding sequence ATGCACAACTCATTACCTCTCCTGCCGCTGCATCGCCTGGCCCTGGCCCTGGTTCTTGGCGGGCTGATCAGCAGCCCGGCCCTGGCCGAGCGTGACCACTTCGAACCGATGCGCGTGGTAGCCAACCACGGCATGGGCAACACGGCGCTGCACCGCGCCACCTCAAGCAAACCGCTGACGGTGCTGGCTTCCCTGCCGGTGACCTTCGGCCTCGGCCAGCTCCTCCTGCAAGGCACGGACATCCAGTTGGAACGGGCGGCCCCGGCCAATTTGCCAGGCTCGCGGCAGACCGCCTACTTCACCGGACGCGGCGCTCCGGCCCTGGGCAAGCTGGCACAGGGCGCAGATGCAGTGATCGGCTTGCGCTCGATCTGGCCGGACGACCCGCTGTACCCCAACGCCCGGCGCAGCAATATCCGTATCGTCGAAATCGACGCCGCACGCCCCGTGGACGGCGCCCTGCCCGGCGTCGCGCTGCAACCGGGCAAAAGCGACGGACTGAACGCCCAGCCCTGGCTGTCGAGCAACAACCTGGGGCGCATGGCCGATGTGCTGGCGGCCGACCTGGTCCGCCTGGCCCCCGAGGCCAAGCCCCGGATCGAGAGCAACCTGGCCGGCTTGAAACAACGCCTGCTCAAGCTCAGCGCCGACAGCGAAGCGCGCCTGGCCGAGGCCGACAACCTCAGTGTGCTGAGCCTCTCCGAACACTTCGGCTACCTGATCGGCGGCCTGAACCTGGAGCTGCTGGAGGTGGACGCCCGGGCCGACAACGAATGGACGCCCGAAGCCCTGAAGAAACTGCAGGCACGGCTCAAGGACAACGACGTGGCACTGGTGCTGCACCATCGCCAGCCATCCGATGCGGTCAAGGCCACCATCACCGCCGGCGGCAGCCAGCTGCTGGTCCTGGAAACCGACAGCGCCGACCCAGCCAGCGAACTGGAAACCAACCAGCAGAAGATCATCCAGGCCCTGGCCCCGCAAACCTGA
- a CDS encoding metal ABC transporter substrate-binding protein produces the protein MPISSQRRSFLQVLLVSLLALVLSPLASADTAKRLRIGITLHPYYSYVANIVGDKAEVVPLIPAGFNPHAYEPRAEDIKRIGTLDVIVLNGVGHDDFADRMIATSERPDIPVIEANENVPLLAATGIAARGAGKVVNPHTFLSISASIAQVNNIARALGKMDPANAKVYTQNARAYGKRLRQMRADALAKLTQAPNADLRVATVHAAYDYLLREFGLEVTAVVEPAHGIEPSPSQLKKTIDQLRELDVKVIFSEMDFPSTYVDTIQRESGVKLYPLSHISYGDYSADKYEKEMKGNLDTVVRAIQEAGA, from the coding sequence ATGCCCATTTCATCTCAACGCCGCTCATTCCTGCAGGTGCTGCTGGTCAGCTTGCTCGCCCTGGTCCTCAGCCCCCTGGCCAGCGCCGATACGGCCAAGCGCCTGCGCATCGGCATCACCCTGCACCCCTATTACAGCTATGTCGCCAACATCGTGGGCGACAAGGCCGAGGTGGTGCCGCTGATTCCGGCTGGCTTCAACCCCCATGCCTACGAGCCTCGGGCCGAAGACATCAAGCGCATCGGCACCCTGGACGTGATCGTGCTCAATGGCGTGGGCCATGACGACTTCGCCGATCGCATGATCGCCACCAGCGAGCGCCCTGACATCCCGGTGATCGAGGCCAATGAGAACGTGCCGCTGCTGGCCGCCACCGGCATCGCCGCCCGGGGTGCCGGCAAGGTGGTCAACCCGCATACCTTCCTGTCTATCAGCGCCTCCATCGCCCAGGTCAACAACATTGCCCGGGCACTGGGCAAGATGGACCCGGCCAATGCCAAGGTCTACACCCAGAACGCCCGCGCCTATGGCAAGCGCCTGCGACAGATGCGCGCCGACGCCCTGGCCAAGCTGACCCAGGCACCCAATGCCGATCTGCGGGTGGCCACCGTGCACGCCGCCTACGACTACCTGCTGCGCGAATTCGGCCTGGAAGTCACCGCCGTGGTCGAGCCTGCCCACGGTATCGAGCCCAGCCCCAGCCAGTTGAAGAAGACCATCGACCAGCTGCGCGAACTGGACGTCAAGGTGATCTTCTCGGAGATGGACTTTCCGTCCACCTACGTCGACACCATCCAGCGCGAATCCGGGGTCAAGCTCTACCCGCTGTCACACATTTCCTACGGCGACTACAGCGCCGACAAGTACGAAAAGGAAATGAAGGGCAACCTCGACACCGTGGTCCGGGCCATCCAGGAGGCCGGCGCATGA
- a CDS encoding MbtH family protein has product MTSVFDRDDILFQVVVNHEEQYSIWPDYKAVPQGWRTVGKSGFKKECLAYIEEVWTDMRPLSLRQKMDQQAVAG; this is encoded by the coding sequence ATGACTTCCGTATTCGACCGCGACGACATCCTGTTCCAGGTAGTGGTCAACCATGAAGAGCAATACTCGATCTGGCCTGATTACAAGGCCGTGCCACAAGGCTGGCGCACCGTGGGCAAGAGCGGCTTCAAGAAAGAATGCCTGGCCTACATCGAGGAGGTCTGGACCGACATGCGTCCACTGAGCCTGCGTCAGAAGATGGACCAGCAGGCCGTGGCCGGCTGA
- a CDS encoding PepSY-associated TM helix domain-containing protein, whose protein sequence is MSKKSRSKIWFLVHSWLALPIWFFVLIVCVTGTLAVVSQEIVWLANPDVRASKPTDDAQPLNYDQIVQAIKRAEPQTQVQTIITPDESHFALSVRVSYPDGRSPTLYVNPYSGAIQGTSPDFDFQAFTRALHGWWLVPFTNGYSWGWYLVSLLGLPMLISLITGLVVYKKFWKGFLKPTLRLRHGARIFWGDFHRLSGIWSIWFIAVISITGTWFLIEATLSDNHISISSEPIVPVIAREQVPVSADGTPAPMISLDQAIGTATQKIPGFDISFVSLPSNAYSHLFVGGRGWYPLMFQTANINPYTGSLDSSYLLGDRSTLEFVTESMRPLHTGDFGGIWIKLIWFFFGLVLSMMVLSGLLIWTKRTALATANALKREEKAARARPNRNPAPVLGRETSESPL, encoded by the coding sequence ATGTCGAAGAAATCCCGTTCAAAAATCTGGTTTCTGGTGCACAGCTGGCTGGCACTGCCCATCTGGTTCTTTGTGCTGATCGTCTGCGTCACCGGCACCCTGGCGGTGGTCAGCCAGGAGATCGTCTGGCTGGCCAATCCCGATGTCCGCGCCAGCAAACCCACCGATGACGCCCAGCCCCTCAACTACGACCAGATCGTCCAGGCCATCAAACGCGCCGAACCCCAGACCCAGGTGCAGACCATCATCACTCCGGACGAAAGCCATTTTGCCCTAAGTGTCAGGGTCAGCTACCCAGATGGCCGCTCGCCAACGCTCTACGTCAATCCCTATAGCGGGGCGATCCAGGGCACCAGCCCGGATTTCGACTTCCAGGCGTTCACCCGCGCCCTGCACGGCTGGTGGCTTGTGCCCTTCACCAACGGCTACAGCTGGGGCTGGTACCTGGTGTCCTTGCTGGGCCTGCCGATGCTGATCTCGCTGATCACAGGCCTGGTGGTCTACAAGAAATTCTGGAAGGGTTTCCTCAAGCCGACCCTGCGCCTGCGCCATGGCGCACGGATCTTCTGGGGCGACTTCCACCGCCTGAGCGGCATCTGGTCGATCTGGTTCATCGCGGTAATTTCCATCACCGGCACGTGGTTCCTGATCGAGGCGACACTCTCGGACAACCACATCAGCATCTCCAGCGAGCCCATCGTCCCGGTAATCGCCCGGGAACAGGTACCGGTCAGTGCCGACGGCACCCCGGCTCCGATGATCAGCCTGGATCAGGCCATCGGCACCGCCACCCAGAAGATCCCCGGCTTCGACATCAGCTTCGTCAGCTTGCCAAGCAACGCCTACAGCCATCTGTTCGTCGGCGGGCGCGGCTGGTATCCACTGATGTTCCAGACCGCCAACATCAACCCCTACACCGGCTCCCTGGATTCCTCGTACCTGCTGGGCGACCGCTCCACTCTGGAGTTCGTCACCGAATCGATGCGTCCCCTGCATACCGGTGATTTCGGCGGAATCTGGATCAAGCTGATCTGGTTCTTCTTCGGCCTGGTGCTGAGCATGATGGTCCTCAGCGGCCTGCTGATCTGGACCAAGCGCACCGCCCTGGCCACCGCCAACGCCCTCAAGCGCGAGGAAAAGGCCGCCCGCGCACGCCCCAACCGCAATCCCGCCCCGGTCCTGGGCAGAGAAACCTCGGAGAGCCCCCTGTGA
- a CDS encoding thiamine pyrophosphate-binding protein: MSKTQTATPDSPLSRLWHKWRFHLNILLVLIPLGFMPKYFADAALFRGDSGLGEREIGEVQVGPWSLRLAEMRIEPPRSDGPAGYLKSFNAALCQACIDPVKATYLRIGKPRSLRAAGVIFFGSPYRMGASLPIPEKTKTDAELWITMEGWDGSMHQAAIPLRQASPATVAWLEKQGGKP; this comes from the coding sequence GTGAGCAAGACCCAGACCGCCACCCCGGACTCCCCCTTGAGCCGGCTCTGGCACAAGTGGCGCTTCCACCTGAACATCCTGCTGGTACTGATTCCCCTGGGTTTCATGCCCAAGTACTTCGCCGATGCCGCACTGTTTCGTGGCGACAGCGGCCTGGGCGAGCGCGAGATAGGTGAAGTCCAGGTCGGCCCCTGGAGCCTGCGCCTGGCGGAAATGCGCATCGAGCCACCTCGCAGCGACGGACCCGCCGGTTACCTGAAGAGTTTTAACGCCGCCCTGTGCCAGGCCTGTATCGATCCGGTCAAGGCCACCTACCTGCGCATCGGCAAGCCTCGCAGCCTGCGGGCCGCCGGGGTGATCTTCTTCGGCAGTCCCTACCGCATGGGCGCCAGCCTGCCGATCCCGGAAAAGACCAAGACCGACGCTGAACTGTGGATCACCATGGAAGGCTGGGACGGCAGCATGCACCAAGCGGCCATTCCCCTGCGCCAGGCTTCGCCGGCTACCGTGGCCTGGCTCGAAAAACAAGGAGGCAAACCATGA
- a CDS encoding metal ABC transporter ATP-binding protein, with translation MTAIETLLRGPAIEFDQVSLTLGRTTILDQVTFQVQPGSVHALVGPNGGGKSSLIKTLLGQMPHQGELRLQWPDAPGTIGYVPQALEFDRGLPMTVDDFMAAMCQRRPAFLGLSRHYAQAIGEALERVGMQDKRKRRMGALSGGERQRVLLAQGLIPAPQLVVLDEPMSALDEAGAQVFERLLQDWRQSGITLLWIEHDLEAVGRLADRVTGLNRQVLFDGPAQQTLTPERLLSLFSTHPRAGGSAI, from the coding sequence ATGACCGCCATCGAGACCCTGCTGCGGGGCCCGGCCATCGAGTTCGACCAGGTCAGCCTTACCCTCGGCCGCACCACCATCCTCGACCAGGTGACGTTCCAGGTGCAGCCGGGCAGCGTGCATGCCCTGGTGGGGCCCAATGGCGGCGGCAAGAGTTCGTTGATCAAGACCCTGCTGGGGCAGATGCCCCACCAGGGCGAGCTGCGCCTGCAGTGGCCGGATGCCCCGGGCACCATCGGCTACGTGCCCCAGGCCCTGGAGTTCGACCGTGGCCTGCCCATGACCGTGGACGACTTCATGGCTGCCATGTGCCAGCGCCGCCCGGCTTTCCTCGGTCTCAGCCGGCACTACGCCCAGGCGATCGGCGAAGCCCTGGAGCGGGTCGGCATGCAGGACAAGCGCAAGCGACGCATGGGCGCCCTGTCCGGTGGCGAACGCCAGCGGGTGCTGCTGGCCCAGGGCCTGATCCCGGCACCGCAGTTGGTGGTACTGGACGAACCCATGTCGGCCCTGGATGAGGCGGGAGCCCAGGTTTTCGAACGCTTGCTCCAGGACTGGCGCCAGAGCGGCATCACCCTGCTGTGGATCGAGCACGACCTGGAGGCCGTAGGTCGCCTGGCCGACCGGGTCACCGGTCTCAACCGCCAGGTGCTGTTCGACGGCCCGGCGCAGCAGACCCTCACCCCCGAGCGCCTGCTCAGCCTGTTTTCCACCCATCCACGTGCCGGCGGGAGCGCCATCTGA
- a CDS encoding class I SAM-dependent methyltransferase, translating into MSDSFDLNRTNWDERAPLHAASPDYAVQRFIDEPDYLSDVVQFDRPLLGDIRGLRGVHLQCHIGTDTLSLARLGAQMSGLDFSCASLAEARTLALRCETPIDYVESEVYKAAQVLPEQTFDLVYTGIGALCWLPQIEPWAQAVSALLKPGGRLFIREGHPMLWALNEEHSDSLQVEFPYFEYHQPLVWDDENTYVETSEALKATVTHEWNHGLGEIISALLAQGLEITGLVEHQSIPWEALPGQMDVDDFGEWRLKEAPWRLPLSYTLQAVKRRA; encoded by the coding sequence ATGAGCGACTCCTTCGACCTCAACCGGACCAACTGGGATGAGCGCGCGCCCCTCCACGCCGCGTCGCCCGATTATGCAGTCCAGCGCTTTATCGATGAGCCCGACTACCTGTCGGACGTGGTGCAGTTCGACCGACCGCTGCTGGGCGATATCCGCGGCCTGCGCGGGGTGCATCTGCAATGCCATATCGGCACCGACACCCTGTCCCTGGCACGCCTCGGCGCTCAGATGAGCGGGCTGGATTTTTCGTGCGCCTCGCTGGCCGAAGCCCGCACGTTGGCGCTGCGCTGCGAAACGCCAATCGACTACGTCGAATCCGAGGTCTACAAGGCTGCGCAGGTGCTGCCCGAACAGACGTTCGACCTGGTGTACACCGGCATCGGCGCCCTGTGCTGGCTGCCACAGATCGAGCCCTGGGCTCAGGCCGTCAGCGCGCTGCTCAAGCCGGGTGGACGGCTGTTCATCCGTGAAGGCCATCCGATGCTCTGGGCACTCAACGAAGAACACAGTGACTCGCTGCAGGTAGAGTTTCCCTACTTTGAATACCACCAGCCACTGGTCTGGGACGACGAAAACACCTACGTCGAAACCAGCGAGGCGCTCAAGGCCACGGTGACCCACGAATGGAACCATGGTCTGGGCGAAATCATCAGCGCCCTGCTGGCCCAAGGCCTGGAGATCACCGGCCTGGTGGAACACCAGAGCATTCCCTGGGAAGCCCTGCCCGGGCAGATGGACGTCGATGATTTCGGCGAGTGGCGACTCAAGGAGGCGCCATGGCGCCTGCCGTTGAGCTACACCCTGCAGGCCGTCAAGCGCAGGGCCTGA
- a CDS encoding aspartate aminotransferase family protein yields MSAVTSLMEDQPVGLVAPAAETLYQFDESPLLARQNRQESNARSYPRRIPLALKRASGIHVEDVEGRRFIDCLAGAGTLALGHNHPVVIAAIQQVLADELPLLTLDLTTPVKDQFVQDLFGLLPEALAAEARIQFCGPTGTDAVEAALKLTRTATGRSTVLSFQGAYHGMSQGALSLMGSLGPKRPLAGLLNNGVQFLPFPYDYRCPFGLGGAAGVKANLNYLENLLTDPEAGVTLPAAVIVEAVQGEGGVIPADLDWLRGLRRITEKAGVALIVDEIQSGFGRTGKMFAFEHAGIIPDVVVMSKAIGGSLPLAVMVYRDWLDTWQPGAHAGTFRGNQMAMATGSAVMRYLKEHRVTEHAAAMGERLREHLSILQRDYPQLGDVRGRGLMLGVELVDPAGTPDALGHPPQHQRLAPLVQRECLKRGLILELGGRHGSVVRFLPPLVITAAQIDQVAEIFSKAVAAAVASL; encoded by the coding sequence ATGTCAGCCGTTACCAGCCTTATGGAAGATCAGCCGGTGGGCCTTGTCGCCCCTGCGGCCGAGACGCTTTATCAGTTCGACGAGTCGCCCCTGCTGGCTCGCCAGAATCGCCAGGAATCCAATGCCCGCAGCTACCCGCGGCGGATTCCCCTGGCGCTCAAGCGGGCCAGCGGTATCCACGTCGAGGATGTCGAAGGGCGCCGCTTCATCGATTGCCTGGCCGGCGCAGGGACACTGGCCCTGGGCCACAATCATCCGGTGGTGATTGCCGCGATCCAGCAGGTGCTGGCCGATGAGCTGCCGTTGCTGACTCTGGACCTGACCACGCCGGTCAAGGACCAGTTCGTCCAGGACCTCTTCGGCCTACTGCCCGAGGCCCTAGCCGCCGAGGCCCGGATCCAGTTCTGCGGACCGACCGGCACCGATGCGGTGGAGGCTGCCTTGAAGCTGACCCGCACCGCCACTGGCCGCAGCACCGTGCTGTCGTTCCAGGGGGCGTACCACGGCATGAGCCAGGGCGCGTTGAGCCTGATGGGCAGCCTGGGGCCGAAACGGCCGCTGGCTGGCCTGTTGAACAATGGCGTGCAGTTCCTGCCGTTTCCCTATGATTACCGCTGCCCGTTCGGGCTTGGCGGCGCCGCAGGCGTCAAGGCCAATCTGAACTATCTGGAAAACCTGCTGACCGATCCCGAGGCCGGCGTGACCCTGCCCGCGGCAGTGATTGTCGAGGCTGTGCAAGGCGAGGGCGGTGTGATCCCGGCCGATCTGGATTGGCTGCGGGGCTTGCGCCGCATTACCGAGAAGGCCGGGGTGGCGTTGATCGTCGATGAAATCCAGAGCGGTTTCGGGCGGACCGGCAAGATGTTCGCCTTCGAGCACGCCGGAATCATCCCGGACGTGGTGGTGATGTCCAAGGCCATCGGCGGCAGCCTGCCGCTGGCGGTGATGGTCTATCGCGACTGGCTCGACACCTGGCAGCCAGGCGCCCATGCCGGCACTTTCCGTGGCAACCAGATGGCCATGGCCACCGGTTCCGCGGTGATGCGATATCTCAAGGAACACCGGGTGACCGAACATGCGGCGGCCATGGGCGAGCGTCTACGCGAGCATCTGTCGATCCTGCAGCGCGACTACCCGCAACTGGGTGACGTGCGGGGTCGCGGCCTGATGCTTGGCGTGGAGTTGGTGGACCCGGCCGGTACGCCGGACGCTTTGGGGCATCCGCCGCAGCATCAGCGCCTGGCGCCGCTGGTGCAGCGCGAGTGCCTCAAGCGCGGCCTGATCCTGGAATTGGGCGGGCGTCATGGCAGCGTGGTGCGTTTCCTGCCGCCGCTGGTGATCACTGCGGCGCAGATCGACCAGGTGGCGGAGATCTTCAGCAAGGCGGTGGCGGCCGCGGTGGCCAGCCTCTAA